One Candidatus Hydrogenedentota bacterium genomic window carries:
- a CDS encoding NADP-dependent glyceraldehyde-3-phosphate dehydrogenase, with protein sequence MTVSMKAGHPFPEESAIPESMRAAIPLEQRDYLINGEIRTWKGPVQEVFSPVCAARDGALEPVRLGHYPLLTEHEALEALDAAASAYGHGRGAWPMMTVSERIACLEDFLGRMAEQRERTVALLMWEIAKNRADAAKEFDRTLVYIRDTIAAYKDLDRAASRFEIEEGVIAQIRRAPLGVVLCMGPYNYPLNETFTTLIPALLMGNTVIFKPPKLGVLLHRPLLEAFQQAFPPGVVNTVYGDGREVCGPLMASGRVDCLAFIGSSRVAGILKSQHPKPHRLRCVLGLEAKNPAIVLADADLDLAVRECALGALSYNGQRCTALKILFVHRSIVDAFLARLSEAVGALRLGMPWEDGAQLTPLADPDQAPYLESLVRDAIEKGAAVVNAGGGQRAATCLTPAILYPAAPGMRVYAEEQFGPVVPVVAFDDLEEPLRYVVDSPYGQQAAVFGSDPEAVARLLDVLANQVCRVNLNSQCQRGPDTFPFTGRKDSAEGTLSVSDALRVFSIRTLVAAKEGALNKRIINGIVRERHSGFLSTDFIF encoded by the coding sequence ATGACCGTGTCCATGAAAGCCGGCCACCCGTTTCCGGAGGAGTCCGCGATACCGGAGTCCATGCGGGCGGCCATCCCGCTGGAGCAGCGGGATTACCTGATCAACGGGGAGATCCGCACCTGGAAGGGCCCCGTTCAGGAGGTGTTTTCGCCGGTGTGCGCCGCGCGCGACGGGGCCCTGGAGCCGGTGCGGCTGGGCCACTATCCGCTGCTCACCGAGCACGAGGCCCTGGAAGCATTGGACGCCGCCGCGTCGGCCTACGGGCACGGGCGCGGGGCCTGGCCGATGATGACCGTGTCGGAGCGTATCGCCTGCCTGGAGGATTTCCTGGGGCGGATGGCGGAACAGCGCGAGCGGACGGTGGCGCTGCTCATGTGGGAGATAGCCAAGAACCGGGCGGACGCTGCGAAGGAATTCGACCGGACGCTGGTCTATATTCGCGACACCATTGCGGCGTATAAGGACCTCGACCGGGCGGCGTCGCGCTTCGAGATCGAGGAGGGCGTGATTGCGCAGATCCGGCGCGCGCCGCTGGGTGTGGTGCTGTGCATGGGACCCTACAACTACCCGCTGAACGAGACGTTCACGACGCTGATCCCCGCGCTGCTGATGGGGAACACGGTGATCTTCAAGCCGCCGAAGCTGGGCGTGCTCCTGCACCGCCCGCTGCTGGAGGCCTTTCAACAGGCGTTTCCCCCGGGGGTGGTGAACACGGTATATGGCGACGGGCGGGAAGTCTGCGGGCCGTTGATGGCGTCCGGGCGCGTGGACTGCCTCGCCTTCATCGGGTCCAGCCGCGTGGCGGGCATTCTGAAGTCGCAGCACCCGAAGCCGCACCGCCTGCGCTGCGTGCTCGGGCTGGAGGCGAAGAACCCCGCAATTGTGCTGGCGGACGCGGATCTTGATCTGGCCGTGAGGGAGTGCGCGCTGGGGGCGCTGTCGTACAACGGCCAGCGCTGCACCGCGCTGAAGATCCTGTTTGTGCACCGGTCGATCGTGGACGCGTTCCTGGCGCGGCTGTCGGAGGCCGTGGGGGCGCTGCGCCTCGGGATGCCGTGGGAGGACGGCGCGCAACTCACCCCGCTGGCGGATCCGGACCAGGCCCCGTACCTCGAAAGCCTGGTGCGCGACGCGATCGAAAAGGGCGCCGCGGTGGTGAATGCGGGCGGCGGCCAGCGCGCCGCGACCTGCCTCACGCCGGCGATCCTGTATCCCGCCGCGCCGGGTATGCGCGTGTACGCGGAGGAGCAGTTCGGGCCGGTGGTTCCCGTGGTAGCGTTCGACGACCTCGAAGAGCCGCTCCGGTACGTGGTGGATTCGCCCTACGGCCAGCAGGCGGCGGTGTTCGGGTCCGATCCGGAGGCCGTGGCGCGGCTGCTGGATGTCCTGGCGAACCAGGTGTGCCGCGTGAACCTGAACAGCCAGTGCCAGCGGGGTCCGGACACCTTCCCGTTCACAGGCCGGAAGGACTCGGCGGAGGGGACCCTCTCGGTGTCGGACGCGCTGCGCGTGTTCTCGATCCGGACGCTCGTGGCCGCGAAGGAGGGCGCGTTGAACAAGCGGATCATCAATGGAATCGTACGGGAGCGCCATTCGGGATTTCTTTCCACGGACTTCATCTTTTGA